The following proteins are encoded in a genomic region of Glycine max cultivar Williams 82 chromosome 18, Glycine_max_v4.0, whole genome shotgun sequence:
- the LOC102669138 gene encoding non-specific lipid-transfer protein C, cotyledon-specific isoform, which produces MGEKKVLALVMLVVAYGLAVTTFTACQLPPTCNGYEPLIYQCVPYLVNPGPSTPTPHCCDGARVAIHRANNAQAIKNFCSCLEDAGPNLYFQKQSLVLLPAACNIKPSFDFSKCVYGD; this is translated from the coding sequence ATGGGAGAGAAGAAAGTTTTGGCTCTTGTCATGCTTGTTGTGGCTTATGGTTTGGCAGTAACAACATTCACTGCTTGTCAACTTCCTCCAACGTGCAATGGGTATGAGCCATTAATTTACCAATGTGTGCCTTATTTGGTTAATCCAGGCCCTTCTACTCCAACTCCTCATTGTTGTGATGGAGCAAGAGTGGCGATTCATAGAGCCAACAATGCTCAAGCTATTAAGAATTTCTGTAGTTGTTTGGAGGATGCTGgaccaaatttatattttcaaaagcaGAGTTTGGTACTACTTCCAGCAGCCTGCAATATTAAACCTTCCTTTGATTTTAGTAAATGTGTATATGGTGATTAA
- the LOC121172627 gene encoding uncharacterized protein, whose amino-acid sequence MEVKKMSLRILVMLLQVQRQSVGLKKGPMDKFCKNPENAINRRKMEMLRQMNIRESMDKNEVLKVHQHIARFWYQAGLSFNLIKLKSFENMVAAIGQYGPHLPIPSYHDIRVPLLKKEVEYTENLMKGHREQWVKYGCTIMSDAWTDQKQRCIINFLINSQAGTMFLKSVDDSDFVKTGEKLFELLDAIVEEVGEENVVQVVTDNGSNYVLAGKLLEEKRKHIYWTPCAAHCIDLMLEDIGKLPLIRKTIRRAINLVGFIYAHSSTLSLLRNFTNKRELVRHAITRFATSYLTLERLHKEKANIRKMFTSDEWTLNKLSKEPKGKEAAKVVLMPSFWNSVVYTLKVMAPLVKVLRLVDGERKPAMGYIYEAMDKAKETIMKSFNNNESKYKDVFEIIDKRWNCQLHRPLHAAAHFLNPEFFYDNTDLEFDFEVTNGLFECIKKLIPQFDVQQKILTELHLYKIGADHFGSDFAMAQRKTHSPTYWWRMFGSQTPNLQKLAIKILSLTCSASGCERNWSVFEQIHSKKRNRLEHKRLHDLVFVKYNQQLKQRYNARDEIDPISLNDIDVCNEWLVGEMDQDDDNDAGNDLVFEDDDALNWATVYQASGVGECRMYTRRKKQKTSVAAAQTSKKQAMVVGSSSRKQKAVQENDEDLDVEENIDVESEEEEIMVNFEASDGEEGEGDAPLPYDNNEDDCVGIGEDD is encoded by the exons ATGGAAGTGAAGAAGATGAGTTTGCGGATTCTTGTAATGCTGCTGCAAGTGCAAAGACAAAGTGTGGGACTAAAAAAAGGACCAATGGACAAATTTTGTAAGAATCCAGAAAATGCAATCAATCGGAGAAAAATGGAGATGCTGAGGCAAATGAACATAAGAGAGTCAATGGATAAGAATGAAGTATTGAAGGTGCATCAACATATTGCTCGCTTTTGGTACCAAGCAGGTTTGTCATTCAACCTCATTAAATTGAAAAGCTTTGAGAACATGGTTGCAGCCATTGGTCAATATGGGCCACATTTGCCCATTCCTAGCTATCATGACATCAGAGTTCCACTCTTGAAGAAGGAAGTTGAATATACTGAAAATTTGATGAAAGGCCATAGGGAGCAATGGGTCAAGTATGGTTGTACTATTATGTCCGATGCATGGACTGATCAGAAACAAAGatgcatcattaattttttgattaacTCTCAAGCTGGTACCATGTTTTTGAAGTCTGTTGATGACTCTGATTTTGTGAAGACAGGTGAAAAGCTTTTTGAGTTGCTTGATGCCATTGTGGAGGAAGTTGGAGAAGAGAATGTTGTTCAAGTTGTAACCGATAATGGGAGCAACTATGTTTTAGCGGGTAAGTTGTTGGAGGAGAAAAGGAAACATATTTATTGGACTCCTTGTGCAGCTCATTGTATTGATTTGATGCTTGAAGATATTGGGAAGCTTCCCTTGATAAGGAAGACCATTAGAAGGGCAATTAATCTAGTTGGGTTTATCTATGCCCATTCTAGTACCTTAAGTTTGTTGAGAAATTTTACAAACAAGAGGGAATTGGTGAGACATGCTATTACTAGATTTGCCACTTCTTATCTAACCTTGGAAAGGCTTCACAAAGAGAAAGCCAATATTAGAAAGATGTTTACTTCTGATgaatggaccttgaacaagctatCTAAGGAGCCTAAGGGAAAAGAAGCTGCAAAGGTAGTGCTCATGCCTTCTTTTTGGAATAGTGTGGTTTACACTCTTAAAGTCATGGCTCCACTTGTGAAAGTGCTTCGTCTTGTGGATGGTGAAAGGAAACCAGCCATGGGCTATATTTATGAAGCAATGGACAAggcaaaagaaacaattatGAAGTCTTTCAACAACAATGAAAGCAAGTACAAAGATGTGTTTGAAATCATTGATAAAAGATGGAATTGTCAGCTTCATAGGCCATTGCATGCAGCTGCCCACTTCTTAAATCCAGAGTTCTTTTATGACAACACTGacttggagtttgattttgaggtCACCAATGGTTTGTTTGAGTGCATTAAGAAGTTGATTCCACAATTTGATGTGCAACAGAAAATTCTAACCGAGTTGCATCTTTACAAGATTGGTGCTGACCACTTTGGTTCCGACTTTGCAATGgctcaaaggaaaacccattctcCTA CATATTGGTGGCGAATGTTTGGGTCACAAACTCCAAATTTGCAGAAGCTGGCTATTAAGATTTTGAGTTTGACTTGCAGTGCTTCAGGATGTGAAAGAAATTGGAGTGTGTTTGAGCAA attcattccaaaaaaagaaataggctTGAGCACAAGAGGTTGCATGATTTGGTGTTTGTCAAATACAACCAACAATTGAAGCAAAGATATAATGCAagagatgaaattgatccaatttCTCTTAATGATATTGATGTATGCAATGAATGGCTCGTGGGAGAGATGGAtcaagatgatgataatgatgctggaaatgatttggtatttgaagatgatgatgctcTAAATTGGGCAACTGTGTATCAGGCTTCGGGGGTTGGAGAGTGTAGGATGTATACTAGGCggaaaaagcaaaaaacaagTGTTGCTGCTGCCCAAACTTCTAAAAAACAGGCAATGGTTGTTGGATCTTCATCAAGGAAGCAAAAAGCAGTCCAAGAAAATGATGAGGATCTAGATGTTGAGGAGAATATTGATGTTgaatctgaagaagaagaaatcatggTCAATTTTGAGGCGTCTGATGGggaagagggagagggagatgcTCCATTACCATATGATAACAACGAAGATGATTGTGTTGGGATTGGAGAAGATGATTAG